Proteins from one Triticum aestivum cultivar Chinese Spring chromosome 7A, IWGSC CS RefSeq v2.1, whole genome shotgun sequence genomic window:
- the LOC123149512 gene encoding uncharacterized protein — MKEGGGAMCPPPCHRRSRRLVATATPPEEGTCDLLDYVPKSGWRHGSRVRSARERGTWLINMEPCQKRGHRRNNDHWTSEEVKELVDGISAYGASQWAKLKNERFRISARTAEHLKDKWRNLVKAFTGNVKRRNSPRLDRDCIEKNERLAADYPRK, encoded by the exons atgAAAGAGGGAGGAGGGGCCATGTGCCCGCCGCCTTGTCACCGACGAAGCAGGAGGCTTGTGGCCACCGCCACACCGCCAGAGGAGGGGACCTGCGATCTACTAG ATTACGTACCAAAAAGTGGTTGGAGGCATGGAAGTCGTGTGAGAAGTGCACGGGAGAGAGGAACATGGTTGATAAAcatggaaccatgccaaaaacgtgGGCACAGAAGAAACAATGACCATTGGACATCTGAAGAGGTGAAAGAATTAGTGGATGGCATATCTGCATATGGTGCTAGCCAATGGGCTAAGTTGAAGAACGAAAGGTTTCGAATATCAGCTCGAACGGCGGAGCATCTTAAG GATAAGTGGAGAAACCTAGTGAAAGCCTTCACG GGAAATGTGAAAAGAAGGAACTCGCCTCGTCTAGATAGGGATTGCATTGAAAAGAACGAGAGGCTTGCAGCTGATTACCCTCGAAAATGA
- the LOC123149513 gene encoding uncharacterized methyltransferase At2g41040, chloroplastic, whose protein sequence is MSISCFPSFLPRASPGCTAAAAAPMELAVRAAAASCSSYLSHHPPRALVAGRLGRSSGLPLPARRVAVAAAAIALNPETKTEQNDTSETEVFACPVCYEPLIRKGPPGMNLPAIYRSGFKCTKCNKSFTSKDVFLDLTVTSGMKEYSELKPARTELFRSPLVSFLYERGWRQNFNRSGFPGRDEEFQMAQDYFQPVAGGILVDVSCGSGLFSRKFASSGTYSAVIALDFSENMLRQCYDYIKQEETPMNTNLALVRADISRLPFASCSIDAIHAGAAIHCWPSPSNAIAEISRVLKPGGVFVATTFLSTPTNSGLFSIDALKPLRQIVGPVNSSYNFFMEGELEDLCRSCGLVNYSSKVQRSFIMFSGQKP, encoded by the exons ATGAGCATTTCTTgttttccttccttccttccccgcGCGTCTCCAGGCTGCACCGCTGCAGCTGCAGCTCCCATGGAGCTCGCGGTGAGAGCCGCGGCAGCTTCCTGCTCCTCCTACCTGTCGCACCATCCCCCGCgcgccctcgtcgccggccgcctaGGCCGCAGCTCCGGCCTGCCGCTGCCGGCTCGCCGCGTGGCCGTAGCCGCGGCAGCTATCGCCCTCAACCCG GAGACCAAAACCGAGCAGAATGACACTTCAGAAACTGAGGTGTTCGCTTGCCCTGTTTGCTATGAACCGCTGATAAGGAAAGGGCCGCCAGGCATGAACCT GCCAGCGATTTACAGGTCCGGATTCAAGTGTACAAAATGCAACAAGTCATTCACCAGTAAAGATGTCTTCTTGGATCTCACTGTCACCTCAGGAATGAAAGAATACAGTGAACTCAAGCCTGCTAGAACCGAGCTGTTCAGGAGCCCGCTCGTCTCCTTTCTTTACGAGAGAGGTTGGCGTCAGAACTTCAATCGGAGTGGCTTCCCTGGCCGCGACGAAGAG TTCCAAATGGCTCAAGATTATTTCCAACCAGTCGCTGGTGGTATACTTGTTGATGTCAGCTGTGGCAGTGGCTTGTTTTCGAGGAAGTTTGCAAGCTCTGGGACATACTCAGCTGTGATTGCTTTGGACTTTTCTGAGAATATGCTCCGCCAATGCTATGACTACATCAAACAAGAAGAAACTCCTATGAATAC GAACCTCGCACTTGTAAGGGCTGATATTTCGAGGCTCCCTTTTGCTTCATGTTCAATTGATGCCATTCATGCTGGAGCCGCTATACACTGTTGGCCATCCCCATCAAATGCG ATAGCTGAAATCAGCCGTGTGCTGAAGCCCGGCGGTGTATTCGTAGCGACAACCTTCTTATCCACCCCCACAAACAGCGGCCTGTTCTCTATCGATGCACTAAAGCCACTGAGACAG ATTGTTGGGCCAGTGAACAGCAGCTACAACTTCTTCATGGAAGGGGAGCTGGAAGACCTGTGCAGATCCTGTGGCCTGGTGAACTACAGCAGCAAGGTTCAGAGGTCATTCATCATGTTCTCCGGGCAAAAGCCGTAG